Proteins found in one Diorhabda carinulata isolate Delta chromosome 11, icDioCari1.1, whole genome shotgun sequence genomic segment:
- the LOC130899374 gene encoding cyclin-dependent kinase 5 activator 1, with protein sequence MGTVLSFSPRERRPVYASSTTGDFTLNNFSYEQLNNVKNRDSKSNCSVTNSNNHNLCNNINNNENARIISEKNALEKNLRKHSLFINALSWKRFSTTNNNKKKLDNNKNKNITVFRQPLVDNVHPVIDKNKNIHQNKHGSYYSNSKSTSALALDIVRVNNANNNTNNHLHCEKVVNKQVILNQSSINSQNQVVPVAAPKKTVIQASTSELLKCLGMFLHAKCYKLRDFQAGDAVMWLRTVDRSLLLQGWQDVAFINPANVVFVYMLVRDLVKSDIECEQDLQAVVLTCLYLSYSYMGNEISYPLKPFLVEDSKEKFWDRCLDIVDRLSSSMLRINAEPGYFTEIFTELKACGIGNIVANNMAAVGSQTVPVSVVSCNSGATTPA encoded by the exons atgggcACCGTGCTTAGTTTTTCACCGCGCGAGCGACGTCCCGTGTATGCATCGAGTACAACGGGCGATTTCACATTAAATAACTTTTCTTACGAACAATTGAATAACGTGAAAAATCGCGATTCGAAAAGTAACTGCAGTGTAACAAATTCCAACAACCACAATTTGTgcaacaatattaataataatgaaaacgCGAGGATTATATCGGAAAAAAACGccttggaaaaaaatttaagaaaacattCCTTGTTCATAAACGCGCTATCCTGGAAACGATTCTCCACgacaaacaacaacaaaaagaaactagacaacaacaaaaacaagAACATAACAGTGTTCAGACAACCTCTTGTCGATAATGTCCATCCGGTTatagacaaaaacaaaaatatccatCAAAACAAACATGGCTCGTATTATTCGAATTCGAAGAGCACGTCAGCTTTAGCCTTAGACATTGTTAGAGTGAATAACGCAAATAACAATACTAATAATCATTTACACTGCGAGAAAGTCGTTAATAAACAAGTTATATTAAACCAGAGTTCGATCAACTCGCAAAATCAGGTTGTTCCCGTTGCTGCACCCAAAAAGACTGTCATCCAAGCTTCCACCTCTGAATTATTGAAGTGTTTGGGGATGTTCCTACACGCCAAATGCTACAAATTGAGAGATTTTCAAGCTGGAGATGCCGTCATGTGGCTAAGAACTGTTGATAGAAGTTTATTGTTGCAAGGATGGCAG GATGTGGCTTTTATCAATCCAGCCAACGTAGTTTTCGTCTATATGCTGGTTCGAGATCTAGTGAAATCTGACATAGAATGCGAACAGGATCTTCAAGCTGTTGTTCTCACTTGTCTTTACCTCTCCTACTCTTATATGGGAAACGAGATATCGTACCCTCTGAAACCGTTCTTAGTGGAAGActctaaagaaaaattttgggaCAGATGCCTCGATATCGTCGATAGGCTTTCCTCCAGCATGCTGAGAATCAACGCAGAACCGGGATACTTCACCGAAATATTTACGGAATTGAAAGCTTGCGGTATTGGTAATATTGTAGCTAATAATATGGCTGCTGTGGGTAGTCAAACCGTACCCGTATCTGTAGTTTCGTGTAATTCTGGAGCAACAACGCCAGCTTGA